A window of the Cicer arietinum cultivar CDC Frontier isolate Library 1 chromosome 6, Cicar.CDCFrontier_v2.0, whole genome shotgun sequence genome harbors these coding sequences:
- the LOC101507069 gene encoding pentatricopeptide repeat-containing protein At5g47360: MAHFLKIRFFSSSHTLKMVPFSTQQMGFASIADTLYTHLHENNGINIENSLSKKKPKLDSQCVIQVLSKCCPKQSQLGVRFFIWAGFQSGYRHSGFVYKKACNLLGIDKNPEVICNLIKSYESEGCVVNVNMFREVLKLCKEAQLADLGLWVLRKMVDFNLQPDTVMYNIVIRLFSQKGDVEMAEKLMREMSLNDICPDLITYMTMIEGFCNAGRLEDAYNMLKVMRVHGCSPNLVVLSAILDGFCRCGSMEKALELLDEMEKGGDCCPNVVTYTSLIQGFCKRGKWTEALGILDRMRAFGCFANHVTVFTLIESLCIEGRVEEAYKLVDKFVVEHGVSRGDSYSSLVISLIRIKKLEEAEKLFKEMLDGEIKPDTLASSLLLKEFCLKDRVLDGFYLLDAIENKGFLSSIDSDIYSILLVGLCRENHLMEATKLATIMLKKGVSLRPPYRDSAIDVLNKYGEKGIVNQLTGIHQEL, translated from the coding sequence ATGGcccactttttaaaaattcgaTTTTTTTCGAGTTCACATACGCTCAAAATGGTTCCTTTTTCAACTCAACAAATGGGTTTTGCTTCAATTGCTGATACCCTTTATACCCATTTGCATGAAAACAATGGAATCAACATTGAGAATTCATTGTCTAAGAAAAAGCCCAAATTGGACTCTCAATGTGTTATTCAAGTTCTTAGTAAGTGTTGTCCTAAACAATCTCAATTGGGTGTTAGGTTTTTCATATGGGCTGGATTTCAATCTGGGTATAGGCATAGTGGTTTCGTGTATAAGAAAGCTTGTAACTTGCTTGGGATTGATAAGAATCCTGAGGttatttgtaatttgattaaGTCTTATGAGTCTGAAGGGTGTGTCGTTAACGTTAACATGTTTAGGGAGGTTTTGAAGTTGTGTAAAGAGGCTCAACTTGCTGATTTGGGTTTGTGGGTGTTGAGGAAAATGGTGGATTTTAACTTGCAACCGGATACCGTTATGTATAATATAGTTATAAGATTATTTAGTCAGAAGGGTGATGTTGAAATGGCTGAGAAGTTGATGAGGGAGATGAGTTTGAATGATATTTGTCCTGATTTGATTACATATATGACTATGATTGAGGGGTTTTGTAATGCGGGTCGATTGGAGGATGCTTATAACATGCTCAAGGTTATGAGAGTTCACGGTTGTTCACCGAATTTGGTTGTTTTATCGGCTATTTTGGATGGGTTTTGTAGGTGTGGATCAATGGAAAAGGCATTGGAATTGTTGGATGAAATGGAGAAAGGCGGTGATTGTTGTCCTAATGTTGTTACTTATACGTCTTTGATTCAAGGTTTCTGTAAGAGAGGTAAGTGGACGGAAGCATTGGGTATTCTTGATAGAATGAGAGCTTTTGGGTGTTTTGCTAATCACGTTACTGTTTTTACTTTGATTGAGAGCCTTTGTATTGAAGGTCGTGTAGAAGAAGCTTACAAGTTGGTTGATAAATTTGTGGTGGAGCATGGTGTCTCCCGCGGTGATTCTTACAGTTCACTAGTGATTTCTTTGATAAGGATTAAGAAACTTGAGGAAGCAGAGAAACTCTTCAAGGAAATGCTTGATGGTGAAATCAAACCCGATACTTTGGCGTCTAGCCTTTTGCTAAAGGAGTTTTGTTTGAAGGATAGGGTACTTGATGGATTCTACTTGCTTGATGCAATTGAGAATAAAGGATTCTTGTCTTCCATTGACTCTGATATTTATTCTATTCTTTTAGTTGGCCTTTGTCGAGAAAACCACTTGATGGAAGCCACAAAGCTTGCCACAATAATGCTCAAGAAAGGAGTTTCTCTTCGGCCTCCATACCGAGATAGTGCAATTGATGTCCTAAATAAATATGGAGAAAAAGGTATCGTGAACCAGTTGACTGGTATACATCAGGAACTTTGA